From Estrella lausannensis, one genomic window encodes:
- a CDS encoding TM2 domain-containing protein produces MKTAHNDFCGAHISPKARFVALLLCWFLGWLGAHRFYVGKVGTAILMILTLGGLGVWSFIDLILILVGSFRDKQGRAVFYWFERHSFC; encoded by the coding sequence TTGAAAACTGCACATAATGATTTTTGTGGGGCACATATCTCACCTAAAGCGCGCTTTGTTGCACTGCTGCTTTGTTGGTTTTTAGGATGGCTCGGCGCACATCGCTTTTACGTAGGAAAGGTGGGTACGGCGATACTTATGATTTTAACGCTTGGCGGGCTGGGCGTCTGGAGCTTTATCGATTTGATTTTGATCCTTGTAGGATCTTTTCGGGATAAGCAGGGACGTGCGGTTTTTTATTGGTTTGAGCGTCACTCTTTTTGCTAA
- a CDS encoding IS3 family transposase (programmed frameshift): MTEFKLITSVERRRRWTLEEKRQIIQETYQSGNSVSQVARKYGITPSQLFQWRTRMEDGALKGISCQDELLPKAQVKELEKRIRELERILGRKTLENEILKEAVRIGRGKKTDLAAAIARTGRFRIRQIAEVMQVSRSNLIQNLNGQNKRPRKYKIAQDEELIPLIQKIIKERPTYGYRRVLALMNKELSKQNKAFVNHKRVYRLMKQNGLLLQRAPRRPKRAHTGKVETLHSNTRWCSDSFSIQCKNGDQVHVAFSLDTCDREVMRYIASTIGIDGQAIRDLMLETVEYRFDIARVSRPVQWLTDNGSCYTAKETVSFGRSLGLDIRTTPTYSPESNGMAEAFVKTFKRDCVWFGNLSDAKAVMDQLPSWIHDYNEKAPHKALNMLSPREFLKERKLAS; encoded by the exons ATGACTGAATTTAAACTTATTACCTCGGTAGAAAGAAGAAGGCGATGGACTCTCGAAGAGAAGCGCCAAATCATCCAGGAAACCTACCAATCCGGTAACTCTGTTTCCCAAGTCGCTAGGAAATATGGTATAACTCCCAGTCAGCTATTTCAGTGGAGGACCCGGATGGAAGACGGAGCTTTAAAAGGAATCAGTTGCCAAGACGAGCTTTTACCTAAAGCTCAGGTCAAAGAGTTAGAAAAAAGAATCAGGGAATTAGAAAGGATTTTAGGTCGTAAGACCCTTGAAAATGAAATTTTGAAGGAAGCCGTAAGAATAGGTCGGG GAAAAAAAACTGATCTCGCGGCAGCCATTGCCAGGACTGGAAGATTTAGAATCAGACAGATAGCGGAGGTTATGCAAGTGTCCCGCTCTAATTTGATTCAAAATTTGAATGGTCAGAACAAGAGACCAAGGAAATACAAAATTGCTCAGGACGAAGAGTTGATTCCTTTGATTCAAAAGATCATCAAGGAAAGACCGACCTATGGTTATCGTAGGGTTTTGGCATTAATGAACAAGGAGCTCTCAAAGCAAAACAAGGCATTTGTCAATCATAAGCGAGTTTACCGCTTGATGAAGCAAAATGGTCTTCTTCTGCAGAGAGCTCCCAGAAGACCGAAAAGAGCTCATACCGGAAAAGTAGAAACTCTTCACAGCAATACTCGATGGTGCTCTGACAGCTTCTCCATTCAATGCAAAAATGGGGATCAAGTCCATGTGGCTTTCTCGCTTGATACTTGCGACCGAGAAGTGATGCGCTATATTGCATCTACCATAGGAATCGATGGGCAAGCGATAAGGGATTTGATGCTGGAGACCGTCGAATACAGGTTTGACATAGCTAGGGTTTCAAGACCGGTGCAATGGCTTACAGATAATGGAAGCTGTTACACGGCTAAAGAAACTGTTTCTTTTGGAAGAAGTTTGGGGCTGGATATCAGAACAACTCCGACATATAGTCCTGAAAGCAATGGAATGGCGGAAGCATTCGTTAAGACCTTTAAGAGGGATTGCGTTTGGTTTGGCAATCTATCGGATGCCAAGGCCGTAATGGATCAGCTCCCAAGCTGGATCCATGATTATAATGAGAAAGCACCCCATAAGGCGCTAAATATGCTCTCACCACGAGAGTTTTTAAAGGAACGAAAACTTGCAAGTTAG
- a CDS encoding DUF5677 domain-containing protein, with product MEQQKIKITKLRGVKKVFFPMLVAAHSYTEGIFRLCEENRSPPANALLRPLCENLINARFLFCNRRKHVHVFYLDSLLERKKQLEHALRFIRHNPQRASETNVSIKDVEKTLKKIATQEKKVRKKIEKFPGALILDTQGRAHHVDKHNTDNQIESISLEWLYILIFRNLSASTHIKFLDFRRYFKKEGSEIVVFLSGNSEETEGVVALAGYFYKELLGTFLKLFKSSLLAKFEKSYHQTPVS from the coding sequence ATGGAGCAGCAAAAAATCAAAATCACTAAATTAAGGGGGGTAAAAAAGGTGTTTTTCCCAATGCTTGTAGCTGCACATAGCTATACAGAAGGAATTTTCCGATTATGCGAGGAAAACCGATCTCCTCCCGCCAATGCTCTATTACGACCACTTTGCGAGAACCTCATAAATGCAAGATTCTTGTTTTGTAACAGGAGAAAACATGTGCACGTCTTCTACCTGGATAGTCTATTGGAAAGGAAAAAACAGCTTGAGCATGCACTAAGATTTATAAGGCACAATCCTCAACGTGCATCCGAAACCAATGTGTCCATAAAAGACGTAGAAAAAACTCTGAAAAAGATAGCCACCCAAGAGAAGAAAGTAAGAAAAAAAATCGAAAAATTTCCTGGGGCTTTGATCTTGGATACACAAGGACGGGCGCATCATGTAGACAAACACAATACCGATAACCAGATCGAATCGATTTCACTAGAATGGCTCTACATTCTTATATTCAGAAATTTAAGCGCATCCACACACATAAAATTCCTCGACTTTAGACGATATTTCAAGAAAGAGGGATCTGAAATTGTGGTGTTTTTAAGTGGAAATTCTGAAGAGACTGAAGGAGTGGTGGCACTCGCCGGTTATTTCTATAAAGAACTTCTTGGGACATTTCTGAAACTGTTCAAAAGTTCTTTGCTTGCAAAATTTGAGAAATCGTACCACCAAACCCCTGTTTCTTAG
- a CDS encoding class I SAM-dependent methyltransferase, with amino-acid sequence MMSHDFISLPLIADHEDKSSALKNRIRKNYRHVRKWANRTKTNCFRIYDRDIKEYPLAIDYYDGRFCVQYFSFNRDEDEAPEELVGEINGVLASIFGATPAIIYWRSRIRRKKLEQYEKQAEEQDFFTVLEYGVKFSVNLQDYLDTGLFLDHRETRQMAAALAKGKRLLNLFAYTGSFSVHAALAGAAFTKSVDLSNTYTQWTQNNFALNSISTKNHHIVRADCLRFLEDEVCSNNRYDVIVIDPPTISRSKKMEQMFDVQRDYAYLIECALKLLLPGGVILFSTNSRRFVFDSSYFPDCSIQEISQKTIPLDFHQKKIHRCWKLTAR; translated from the coding sequence ATGATGAGTCACGATTTTATATCCCTTCCCCTGATTGCCGACCACGAGGACAAAAGCTCCGCCCTCAAAAATCGGATTCGCAAAAATTACCGCCATGTGCGCAAATGGGCCAACCGGACAAAGACGAACTGTTTTCGGATTTATGACCGCGATATCAAAGAGTATCCGCTGGCAATCGACTACTATGACGGCCGTTTTTGCGTCCAATATTTCTCCTTCAACCGCGATGAGGATGAAGCTCCTGAGGAGCTGGTAGGGGAAATTAACGGTGTGCTTGCCTCCATTTTTGGTGCAACCCCCGCTATCATCTACTGGCGATCGCGAATCAGGCGCAAAAAGCTGGAACAGTACGAAAAGCAGGCTGAGGAACAGGACTTTTTCACCGTCCTCGAGTATGGGGTGAAATTCAGTGTGAATCTTCAGGATTATCTGGATACCGGACTATTTCTTGACCATCGTGAAACAAGACAGATGGCGGCCGCTCTTGCCAAAGGCAAGCGTCTGTTGAATCTGTTTGCCTACACCGGTTCCTTTAGCGTTCACGCGGCTCTTGCCGGAGCGGCTTTCACCAAGAGTGTAGACCTCTCCAATACCTACACACAATGGACTCAAAATAATTTCGCTTTGAATTCCATCAGCACGAAAAACCACCATATCGTGCGCGCCGACTGCCTAAGGTTTTTGGAGGACGAGGTGTGCTCCAACAATCGTTACGACGTCATTGTCATTGATCCCCCAACGATCTCCCGTTCAAAAAAAATGGAGCAGATGTTTGATGTCCAGCGCGACTATGCTTATCTTATCGAATGTGCATTGAAGCTCCTTTTACCGGGAGGGGTTATATTATTTAGCACCAATTCGCGCAGGTTTGTCTTTGACTCCTCGTATTTTCCTGATTGTTCGATCCAGGAGATATCGCAAAAGACGATTCCGCTTGATTTTCACCAGAAAAAAATTCATCGCTGCTGGAAGTTGACAGCCCGTTAG